A portion of the Rhinolophus sinicus isolate RSC01 linkage group LG16, ASM3656204v1, whole genome shotgun sequence genome contains these proteins:
- the LRRC43 gene encoding leucine-rich repeat-containing protein 43 isoform X5 — protein sequence MDARGRTVSAAVQEHLRRLCLHEFPCGIGSWNKSRFLPQTWRSWRELIPREEVAGSPGEETVEDLLGLVCSPHSPWALLEGSSAEDRFLRQLAVQNPRMLKDTFFYSYFRSLQVVDKQVSLVDKDLLKFSKLEELVLSANQIKEIDAVNLPPTLKVLELYGNSITSMECLCVRPPPGLQHLGLGHNKLLGPSQSLYVTARHWPNLMSLDLGFNALTDLQGLMGSLSSLRHLRLLVLQGNPLALVPYYRGFTIDSLAGLCALDDVTVSPSERHQFRGLSRSGDFLAHEAQFVVTIGSVTGVLDTSVLDPEPGPQGPFITYSYYVTYDFVEDEEGEGSEYVEGVLAEIVKPSPSGEQLGDEIPQEVIPKEVIPEEVIPEEVIPEEVSPEEVIPEEAKDPVESVPTTTSQSAEMESVASGGSTPLPTSAEELAKLRPRTDLQLCPSPGTVLFSTVRKPWADVIQCNYEMQHRLRDLVPLKAFLLAGTTVTVVEEKILSWPVVPPLVDSPLSTKKGKGEKDKKQKEKGKQGKDGNDKAAAKGEKETAKEGKGSKKKREVPKELRQDPPVLRVLGSGRVLLEPLLMGEPLVSTVCNFGVIRTMESDRLTFFRDSKNKKKLLKKHKPAGSPVRTHVRVFFPVYEGDYQPEPLTVQVQIQLNQCRSAAEALRLLAA from the exons ATGGACGCGCGGGGCCGGACAGTGAGCGCCGCGGTGCAGGAGCACCTGAGGCGGCTGTGTCTGCATGAGTTCCCCTGCGGCATAGGCAGCTGG AATAAGTCTCGCTTTCTTCCTCAAACGTGGCGATCATGGAGGGAGCTGATCCCCAGAGAGGAGGTCGCGGGGAGCCCTGGGGAGGAGACAGTGGAGGACCTGCTGGGCCTGGTCTGCAGCCcccactcaccctgggctctgctgGAAGGCTCCAGTGCAGAGGACCGTTTTCTGAGACAACTGGCCGTCCAAAATCCCCGGATGCTCAAAGACACCTTTTTCTACTCCTACTTCAGGTCCCTCCAGGTGGTGGACAAGCAG GTGAGCCTGGTGGATAAAGACCTCCTGAAATTTTCGAAGCTTGAAGAGTTGGTACTGAGTGCTAATCAAATCAAGGAGATAGATGCTGTCAATCTGCCCCCAACTCTCAAG GTGTTGGAGCTCTATGGCAACAGCATCACCAGCATGGAGTGCCTGTGCGTTCGCCCGCCCCCCGGCCTTCAGCACTTGGGGTTAGGGCACAACAAACTCCTAGGCCCCTCGCAGAGTCTGTACGTCACAGCCAGACACTG GCCCAACCTCATGTCGCTGGACCTGGGCTTCAACGCCCTGACGGACCTGCAGGGCCTGATGGGCAGCCTGAGCAGCCTGCGGCACCTGCGGCTGCTGGTGCTACAGGGGAACCCGCTGGCCCTGGTGCCCTACTACCGGGGCTTCACCATCGACAGCCTGGCCGGGCTCTGCGCGCTGGACGACGTCACCGTGTCTCCCAGTGAGAGGCACCAGTTCCGTGGGCTCAGCCgcagtgggg ACTTCTTGGCACACGAGGCACAGTTCGTGGTGACGATTGGAAGTGTCACAGGGGTTCTGGACACGTCAGTCTTGGACCCAGAACCAGGGCCGCAAGGCCCGTTTATCACTTACAGCTATTATGTGACCTACGATTTTGTGGAAGACGAGGAAGGTGAAGGGAGCGAATACGTGGAAGGTGTGCTGGCCGAG ATCGTCAAGCCCTCTCCCAGCGGGGAGCAGTTAGGCGACGAGATCCCCCAAGAGGTCATCCCCAAAGAGGTCATCCCCGAAGAGGTCATCCCCGAAGAGGTCATCCCCGAAGAGGTCAGCCCCGAAGAGGTCATTCCCGAAGAGGCTAAGGATCCTGTAGAGTCCGTGCCCACGACGACGTCCCAGTCGGCAGAGATGGAGTCCGTGGCCTCGGGCGGGTCGACGCCCCTGCCCACGTCTGCAGAGGAGCTGGCCAAGCTGCGGCCGCGCACTGACCTGCAGCTCTGCCCGTCCCCAGG GACTGTACTCTTCAGCACGGTCCGCAAGCCCTGGGCTGACGTCATCCAGTGCAACTACGAGATGCAGCACAGGCTCAGGGATCTGGTGCCACTCAAGGCCTTCCTGCTGGCGGGGACCACCGTGACCGTCGTGGAGGAGAAG ATTCTCTCCTGGCCTGTAGTGCCACCTCTCGTCGACAGTCCCTTGTCTaccaagaaaggaaaaggggagaaggACAAGAAACAGAAGGAGAAAGGCAAGCAGGGGAAAGACGGGAACGACAAGGCAGCAGCCAAAGGGGAGAAAGAGACGGCCAAG GAAGGGAAGGGGtccaagaagaagagagaagttCCTAAGGAACTCCGCCAGGACCCACCCGTCCTGCGGGTGCTGGGCAGCGGCCGGGTGCTCCTGGAGCCCCTGCTGATGGGGGAGCCTCTTGTGTCCACCGTGTGCAACTTTGGGGTGATCCGCACCATGGAATCCGACAGGCTGACATTTTTCAGG GACTCAAAGAATAAGAAA AAACTTCTAAAGAAACACA AACCTGCCGGCTCACCTGTGCGGACTCACGTGCGCGTCTTTTTCCCAGTGTACGAAGGCGACTACCAGCCGGAGCCCCTGACGGTGCAGGTCCAGATCCAGCTGAACCAGTGCCGCTCGGCCGCGGAGGCGCTCCGGCTGCTCGCCGCGTAG
- the LRRC43 gene encoding leucine-rich repeat-containing protein 43 isoform X3, which translates to MDARGRTVSAAVQEHLRRLCLHEFPCGIGSWNKSRFLPQTWRSWRELIPREEVAGSPGEETVEDLLGLVCSPHSPWALLEGSSAEDRFLRQLAVQNPRMLKDTFFYSYFRSLQVVDKQVSLVDKDLLKFSKLEELVLSANQIKEIDAVNLPPTLKVLELYGNSITSMECLCVRPPPGLQHLGLGHNKLLGPSQSLYVTARHWPNLMSLDLGFNALTDLQGLMGSLSSLRHLRLLVLQGNPLALVPYYRGFTIDSLAGLCALDDVTVSPSERHQFRGLSRSGDFLAHEAQFVVTIGSVTGVLDTSVLDPEPGPQGPFITYSYYVTYDFVEDEEGEGSEYVEGVLAEIVKPSPSGEQLGDEIPQEVIPKEVIPEEVIPEEVIPEEVSPEEVIPEEAKDPVESVPTTTSQSAEMESVASGGSTPLPTSAEELAKLRPRTDLQLCPSPGTVLFSTVRKPWADVIQCNYEMQHRLRDLVPLKAFLLAGTTVTVVEEKILSWPVVPPLVDSPLSTKKGKGEKDKKQKEKGKQGKDGNDKAAAKGEKETAKEGKGSKKKREVPKELRQDPPVLRVLGSGRVLLEPLLMGEPLVSTVCNFGVIRTMESDRLTFFRDSKNKKAKKAGETRKSKPKFSAVSVYEGDYQPEPLTVQVQIQLNQCRSAAEALRLLAA; encoded by the exons ATGGACGCGCGGGGCCGGACAGTGAGCGCCGCGGTGCAGGAGCACCTGAGGCGGCTGTGTCTGCATGAGTTCCCCTGCGGCATAGGCAGCTGG AATAAGTCTCGCTTTCTTCCTCAAACGTGGCGATCATGGAGGGAGCTGATCCCCAGAGAGGAGGTCGCGGGGAGCCCTGGGGAGGAGACAGTGGAGGACCTGCTGGGCCTGGTCTGCAGCCcccactcaccctgggctctgctgGAAGGCTCCAGTGCAGAGGACCGTTTTCTGAGACAACTGGCCGTCCAAAATCCCCGGATGCTCAAAGACACCTTTTTCTACTCCTACTTCAGGTCCCTCCAGGTGGTGGACAAGCAG GTGAGCCTGGTGGATAAAGACCTCCTGAAATTTTCGAAGCTTGAAGAGTTGGTACTGAGTGCTAATCAAATCAAGGAGATAGATGCTGTCAATCTGCCCCCAACTCTCAAG GTGTTGGAGCTCTATGGCAACAGCATCACCAGCATGGAGTGCCTGTGCGTTCGCCCGCCCCCCGGCCTTCAGCACTTGGGGTTAGGGCACAACAAACTCCTAGGCCCCTCGCAGAGTCTGTACGTCACAGCCAGACACTG GCCCAACCTCATGTCGCTGGACCTGGGCTTCAACGCCCTGACGGACCTGCAGGGCCTGATGGGCAGCCTGAGCAGCCTGCGGCACCTGCGGCTGCTGGTGCTACAGGGGAACCCGCTGGCCCTGGTGCCCTACTACCGGGGCTTCACCATCGACAGCCTGGCCGGGCTCTGCGCGCTGGACGACGTCACCGTGTCTCCCAGTGAGAGGCACCAGTTCCGTGGGCTCAGCCgcagtgggg ACTTCTTGGCACACGAGGCACAGTTCGTGGTGACGATTGGAAGTGTCACAGGGGTTCTGGACACGTCAGTCTTGGACCCAGAACCAGGGCCGCAAGGCCCGTTTATCACTTACAGCTATTATGTGACCTACGATTTTGTGGAAGACGAGGAAGGTGAAGGGAGCGAATACGTGGAAGGTGTGCTGGCCGAG ATCGTCAAGCCCTCTCCCAGCGGGGAGCAGTTAGGCGACGAGATCCCCCAAGAGGTCATCCCCAAAGAGGTCATCCCCGAAGAGGTCATCCCCGAAGAGGTCATCCCCGAAGAGGTCAGCCCCGAAGAGGTCATTCCCGAAGAGGCTAAGGATCCTGTAGAGTCCGTGCCCACGACGACGTCCCAGTCGGCAGAGATGGAGTCCGTGGCCTCGGGCGGGTCGACGCCCCTGCCCACGTCTGCAGAGGAGCTGGCCAAGCTGCGGCCGCGCACTGACCTGCAGCTCTGCCCGTCCCCAGG GACTGTACTCTTCAGCACGGTCCGCAAGCCCTGGGCTGACGTCATCCAGTGCAACTACGAGATGCAGCACAGGCTCAGGGATCTGGTGCCACTCAAGGCCTTCCTGCTGGCGGGGACCACCGTGACCGTCGTGGAGGAGAAG ATTCTCTCCTGGCCTGTAGTGCCACCTCTCGTCGACAGTCCCTTGTCTaccaagaaaggaaaaggggagaaggACAAGAAACAGAAGGAGAAAGGCAAGCAGGGGAAAGACGGGAACGACAAGGCAGCAGCCAAAGGGGAGAAAGAGACGGCCAAG GAAGGGAAGGGGtccaagaagaagagagaagttCCTAAGGAACTCCGCCAGGACCCACCCGTCCTGCGGGTGCTGGGCAGCGGCCGGGTGCTCCTGGAGCCCCTGCTGATGGGGGAGCCTCTTGTGTCCACCGTGTGCAACTTTGGGGTGATCCGCACCATGGAATCCGACAGGCTGACATTTTTCAGG GACTCAAAGAATAAGAAAGCTAAAAAAG CTGGGGAGACTAGGAAGAGCAAGCCCAAGTTTTCAGCAGTGTCAG TGTACGAAGGCGACTACCAGCCGGAGCCCCTGACGGTGCAGGTCCAGATCCAGCTGAACCAGTGCCGCTCGGCCGCGGAGGCGCTCCGGCTGCTCGCCGCGTAG
- the LRRC43 gene encoding leucine-rich repeat-containing protein 43 isoform X1, translating to MDARGRTVSAAVQEHLRRLCLHEFPCGIGSWNKSRFLPQTWRSWRELIPREEVAGSPGEETVEDLLGLVCSPHSPWALLEGSSAEDRFLRQLAVQNPRMLKDTFFYSYFRSLQVVDKQVSLVDKDLLKFSKLEELVLSANQIKEIDAVNLPPTLKVLELYGNSITSMECLCVRPPPGLQHLGLGHNKLLGPSQSLYVTARHWPNLMSLDLGFNALTDLQGLMGSLSSLRHLRLLVLQGNPLALVPYYRGFTIDSLAGLCALDDVTVSPSERHQFRGLSRSGDFLAHEAQFVVTIGSVTGVLDTSVLDPEPGPQGPFITYSYYVTYDFVEDEEGEGSEYVEGVLAEIVKPSPSGEQLGDEIPQEVIPKEVIPEEVIPEEVIPEEVSPEEVIPEEAKDPVESVPTTTSQSAEMESVASGGSTPLPTSAEELAKLRPRTDLQLCPSPGTVLFSTVRKPWADVIQCNYEMQHRLRDLVPLKAFLLAGTTVTVVEEKILSWPVVPPLVDSPLSTKKGKGEKDKKQKEKGKQGKDGNDKAAAKGEKETAKEGKGSKKKREVPKELRQDPPVLRVLGSGRVLLEPLLMGEPLVSTVCNFGVIRTMESDRLTFFRDSKNKKAKKAGETRKSKPKFSAVSGEGPLPGSQLGSFSLSSHGGRGRGLSGASFIRSLIPFMMAPPS from the exons ATGGACGCGCGGGGCCGGACAGTGAGCGCCGCGGTGCAGGAGCACCTGAGGCGGCTGTGTCTGCATGAGTTCCCCTGCGGCATAGGCAGCTGG AATAAGTCTCGCTTTCTTCCTCAAACGTGGCGATCATGGAGGGAGCTGATCCCCAGAGAGGAGGTCGCGGGGAGCCCTGGGGAGGAGACAGTGGAGGACCTGCTGGGCCTGGTCTGCAGCCcccactcaccctgggctctgctgGAAGGCTCCAGTGCAGAGGACCGTTTTCTGAGACAACTGGCCGTCCAAAATCCCCGGATGCTCAAAGACACCTTTTTCTACTCCTACTTCAGGTCCCTCCAGGTGGTGGACAAGCAG GTGAGCCTGGTGGATAAAGACCTCCTGAAATTTTCGAAGCTTGAAGAGTTGGTACTGAGTGCTAATCAAATCAAGGAGATAGATGCTGTCAATCTGCCCCCAACTCTCAAG GTGTTGGAGCTCTATGGCAACAGCATCACCAGCATGGAGTGCCTGTGCGTTCGCCCGCCCCCCGGCCTTCAGCACTTGGGGTTAGGGCACAACAAACTCCTAGGCCCCTCGCAGAGTCTGTACGTCACAGCCAGACACTG GCCCAACCTCATGTCGCTGGACCTGGGCTTCAACGCCCTGACGGACCTGCAGGGCCTGATGGGCAGCCTGAGCAGCCTGCGGCACCTGCGGCTGCTGGTGCTACAGGGGAACCCGCTGGCCCTGGTGCCCTACTACCGGGGCTTCACCATCGACAGCCTGGCCGGGCTCTGCGCGCTGGACGACGTCACCGTGTCTCCCAGTGAGAGGCACCAGTTCCGTGGGCTCAGCCgcagtgggg ACTTCTTGGCACACGAGGCACAGTTCGTGGTGACGATTGGAAGTGTCACAGGGGTTCTGGACACGTCAGTCTTGGACCCAGAACCAGGGCCGCAAGGCCCGTTTATCACTTACAGCTATTATGTGACCTACGATTTTGTGGAAGACGAGGAAGGTGAAGGGAGCGAATACGTGGAAGGTGTGCTGGCCGAG ATCGTCAAGCCCTCTCCCAGCGGGGAGCAGTTAGGCGACGAGATCCCCCAAGAGGTCATCCCCAAAGAGGTCATCCCCGAAGAGGTCATCCCCGAAGAGGTCATCCCCGAAGAGGTCAGCCCCGAAGAGGTCATTCCCGAAGAGGCTAAGGATCCTGTAGAGTCCGTGCCCACGACGACGTCCCAGTCGGCAGAGATGGAGTCCGTGGCCTCGGGCGGGTCGACGCCCCTGCCCACGTCTGCAGAGGAGCTGGCCAAGCTGCGGCCGCGCACTGACCTGCAGCTCTGCCCGTCCCCAGG GACTGTACTCTTCAGCACGGTCCGCAAGCCCTGGGCTGACGTCATCCAGTGCAACTACGAGATGCAGCACAGGCTCAGGGATCTGGTGCCACTCAAGGCCTTCCTGCTGGCGGGGACCACCGTGACCGTCGTGGAGGAGAAG ATTCTCTCCTGGCCTGTAGTGCCACCTCTCGTCGACAGTCCCTTGTCTaccaagaaaggaaaaggggagaaggACAAGAAACAGAAGGAGAAAGGCAAGCAGGGGAAAGACGGGAACGACAAGGCAGCAGCCAAAGGGGAGAAAGAGACGGCCAAG GAAGGGAAGGGGtccaagaagaagagagaagttCCTAAGGAACTCCGCCAGGACCCACCCGTCCTGCGGGTGCTGGGCAGCGGCCGGGTGCTCCTGGAGCCCCTGCTGATGGGGGAGCCTCTTGTGTCCACCGTGTGCAACTTTGGGGTGATCCGCACCATGGAATCCGACAGGCTGACATTTTTCAGG GACTCAAAGAATAAGAAAGCTAAAAAAG CTGGGGAGACTAGGAAGAGCAAGCCCAAGTTTTCAGCAGTGTCAGGTGAgggtcctcttcctggttcacagcTGGGCagcttctctctgtcttcacatggcggAAGGGGGAGGGGTCTCTCTGGAGCTTCTTTCATAAGGTCCTTAATCCCATTCATGATGGCTCCGCCCTCGTGA
- the LRRC43 gene encoding leucine-rich repeat-containing protein 43 isoform X4, translated as MDARGRTVSAAVQEHLRRLCLHEFPCGIGSWNKSRFLPQTWRSWRELIPREEVAGSPGEETVEDLLGLVCSPHSPWALLEGSSAEDRFLRQLAVQNPRMLKDTFFYSYFRSLQVVDKQVSLVDKDLLKFSKLEELVLSANQIKEIDAVNLPPTLKVLELYGNSITSMECLCVRPPPGLQHLGLGHNKLLGPSQSLYVTARHWPNLMSLDLGFNALTDLQGLMGSLSSLRHLRLLVLQGNPLALVPYYRGFTIDSLAGLCALDDVTVSPSERHQFRGLSRSGDFLAHEAQFVVTIGSVTGVLDTSVLDPEPGPQGPFITYSYYVTYDFVEDEEGEGSEYVEGVLAEIVKPSPSGEQLGDEIPQEVIPKEVIPEEVIPEEVIPEEVSPEEVIPEEAKDPVESVPTTTSQSAEMESVASGGSTPLPTSAEELAKLRPRTDLQLCPSPGTVLFSTVRKPWADVIQCNYEMQHRLRDLVPLKAFLLAGTTVTVVEEKILSWPVVPPLVDSPLSTKKGKGEKDKKQKEKGKQGKDGNDKAAAKGEKETAKEGKGSKKKREVPKELRQDPPVLRVLGSGRVLLEPLLMGEPLVSTVCNFGVIRTMESDRLTFFRCTKATTSRSP; from the exons ATGGACGCGCGGGGCCGGACAGTGAGCGCCGCGGTGCAGGAGCACCTGAGGCGGCTGTGTCTGCATGAGTTCCCCTGCGGCATAGGCAGCTGG AATAAGTCTCGCTTTCTTCCTCAAACGTGGCGATCATGGAGGGAGCTGATCCCCAGAGAGGAGGTCGCGGGGAGCCCTGGGGAGGAGACAGTGGAGGACCTGCTGGGCCTGGTCTGCAGCCcccactcaccctgggctctgctgGAAGGCTCCAGTGCAGAGGACCGTTTTCTGAGACAACTGGCCGTCCAAAATCCCCGGATGCTCAAAGACACCTTTTTCTACTCCTACTTCAGGTCCCTCCAGGTGGTGGACAAGCAG GTGAGCCTGGTGGATAAAGACCTCCTGAAATTTTCGAAGCTTGAAGAGTTGGTACTGAGTGCTAATCAAATCAAGGAGATAGATGCTGTCAATCTGCCCCCAACTCTCAAG GTGTTGGAGCTCTATGGCAACAGCATCACCAGCATGGAGTGCCTGTGCGTTCGCCCGCCCCCCGGCCTTCAGCACTTGGGGTTAGGGCACAACAAACTCCTAGGCCCCTCGCAGAGTCTGTACGTCACAGCCAGACACTG GCCCAACCTCATGTCGCTGGACCTGGGCTTCAACGCCCTGACGGACCTGCAGGGCCTGATGGGCAGCCTGAGCAGCCTGCGGCACCTGCGGCTGCTGGTGCTACAGGGGAACCCGCTGGCCCTGGTGCCCTACTACCGGGGCTTCACCATCGACAGCCTGGCCGGGCTCTGCGCGCTGGACGACGTCACCGTGTCTCCCAGTGAGAGGCACCAGTTCCGTGGGCTCAGCCgcagtgggg ACTTCTTGGCACACGAGGCACAGTTCGTGGTGACGATTGGAAGTGTCACAGGGGTTCTGGACACGTCAGTCTTGGACCCAGAACCAGGGCCGCAAGGCCCGTTTATCACTTACAGCTATTATGTGACCTACGATTTTGTGGAAGACGAGGAAGGTGAAGGGAGCGAATACGTGGAAGGTGTGCTGGCCGAG ATCGTCAAGCCCTCTCCCAGCGGGGAGCAGTTAGGCGACGAGATCCCCCAAGAGGTCATCCCCAAAGAGGTCATCCCCGAAGAGGTCATCCCCGAAGAGGTCATCCCCGAAGAGGTCAGCCCCGAAGAGGTCATTCCCGAAGAGGCTAAGGATCCTGTAGAGTCCGTGCCCACGACGACGTCCCAGTCGGCAGAGATGGAGTCCGTGGCCTCGGGCGGGTCGACGCCCCTGCCCACGTCTGCAGAGGAGCTGGCCAAGCTGCGGCCGCGCACTGACCTGCAGCTCTGCCCGTCCCCAGG GACTGTACTCTTCAGCACGGTCCGCAAGCCCTGGGCTGACGTCATCCAGTGCAACTACGAGATGCAGCACAGGCTCAGGGATCTGGTGCCACTCAAGGCCTTCCTGCTGGCGGGGACCACCGTGACCGTCGTGGAGGAGAAG ATTCTCTCCTGGCCTGTAGTGCCACCTCTCGTCGACAGTCCCTTGTCTaccaagaaaggaaaaggggagaaggACAAGAAACAGAAGGAGAAAGGCAAGCAGGGGAAAGACGGGAACGACAAGGCAGCAGCCAAAGGGGAGAAAGAGACGGCCAAG GAAGGGAAGGGGtccaagaagaagagagaagttCCTAAGGAACTCCGCCAGGACCCACCCGTCCTGCGGGTGCTGGGCAGCGGCCGGGTGCTCCTGGAGCCCCTGCTGATGGGGGAGCCTCTTGTGTCCACCGTGTGCAACTTTGGGGTGATCCGCACCATGGAATCCGACAGGCTGACATTTTTCAGG TGTACGAAGGCGACTACCAGCCGGAGCCCCTGA
- the LRRC43 gene encoding leucine-rich repeat-containing protein 43 isoform X2: MDARGRTVSAAVQEHLRRLCLHEFPCGIGSWNKSRFLPQTWRSWRELIPREEVAGSPGEETVEDLLGLVCSPHSPWALLEGSSAEDRFLRQLAVQNPRMLKDTFFYSYFRSLQVVDKQVSLVDKDLLKFSKLEELVLSANQIKEIDAVNLPPTLKVLELYGNSITSMECLCVRPPPGLQHLGLGHNKLLGPSQSLPNLMSLDLGFNALTDLQGLMGSLSSLRHLRLLVLQGNPLALVPYYRGFTIDSLAGLCALDDVTVSPSERHQFRGLSRSGDFLAHEAQFVVTIGSVTGVLDTSVLDPEPGPQGPFITYSYYVTYDFVEDEEGEGSEYVEGVLAEIVKPSPSGEQLGDEIPQEVIPKEVIPEEVIPEEVIPEEVSPEEVIPEEAKDPVESVPTTTSQSAEMESVASGGSTPLPTSAEELAKLRPRTDLQLCPSPGTVLFSTVRKPWADVIQCNYEMQHRLRDLVPLKAFLLAGTTVTVVEEKILSWPVVPPLVDSPLSTKKGKGEKDKKQKEKGKQGKDGNDKAAAKGEKETAKEGKGSKKKREVPKELRQDPPVLRVLGSGRVLLEPLLMGEPLVSTVCNFGVIRTMESDRLTFFRDSKNKKAKKAGETRKSKPKFSAVSGEGPLPGSQLGSFSLSSHGGRGRGLSGASFIRSLIPFMMAPPS; encoded by the exons ATGGACGCGCGGGGCCGGACAGTGAGCGCCGCGGTGCAGGAGCACCTGAGGCGGCTGTGTCTGCATGAGTTCCCCTGCGGCATAGGCAGCTGG AATAAGTCTCGCTTTCTTCCTCAAACGTGGCGATCATGGAGGGAGCTGATCCCCAGAGAGGAGGTCGCGGGGAGCCCTGGGGAGGAGACAGTGGAGGACCTGCTGGGCCTGGTCTGCAGCCcccactcaccctgggctctgctgGAAGGCTCCAGTGCAGAGGACCGTTTTCTGAGACAACTGGCCGTCCAAAATCCCCGGATGCTCAAAGACACCTTTTTCTACTCCTACTTCAGGTCCCTCCAGGTGGTGGACAAGCAG GTGAGCCTGGTGGATAAAGACCTCCTGAAATTTTCGAAGCTTGAAGAGTTGGTACTGAGTGCTAATCAAATCAAGGAGATAGATGCTGTCAATCTGCCCCCAACTCTCAAG GTGTTGGAGCTCTATGGCAACAGCATCACCAGCATGGAGTGCCTGTGCGTTCGCCCGCCCCCCGGCCTTCAGCACTTGGGGTTAGGGCACAACAAACTCCTAGGCCCCTCGCAGAGTCT GCCCAACCTCATGTCGCTGGACCTGGGCTTCAACGCCCTGACGGACCTGCAGGGCCTGATGGGCAGCCTGAGCAGCCTGCGGCACCTGCGGCTGCTGGTGCTACAGGGGAACCCGCTGGCCCTGGTGCCCTACTACCGGGGCTTCACCATCGACAGCCTGGCCGGGCTCTGCGCGCTGGACGACGTCACCGTGTCTCCCAGTGAGAGGCACCAGTTCCGTGGGCTCAGCCgcagtgggg ACTTCTTGGCACACGAGGCACAGTTCGTGGTGACGATTGGAAGTGTCACAGGGGTTCTGGACACGTCAGTCTTGGACCCAGAACCAGGGCCGCAAGGCCCGTTTATCACTTACAGCTATTATGTGACCTACGATTTTGTGGAAGACGAGGAAGGTGAAGGGAGCGAATACGTGGAAGGTGTGCTGGCCGAG ATCGTCAAGCCCTCTCCCAGCGGGGAGCAGTTAGGCGACGAGATCCCCCAAGAGGTCATCCCCAAAGAGGTCATCCCCGAAGAGGTCATCCCCGAAGAGGTCATCCCCGAAGAGGTCAGCCCCGAAGAGGTCATTCCCGAAGAGGCTAAGGATCCTGTAGAGTCCGTGCCCACGACGACGTCCCAGTCGGCAGAGATGGAGTCCGTGGCCTCGGGCGGGTCGACGCCCCTGCCCACGTCTGCAGAGGAGCTGGCCAAGCTGCGGCCGCGCACTGACCTGCAGCTCTGCCCGTCCCCAGG GACTGTACTCTTCAGCACGGTCCGCAAGCCCTGGGCTGACGTCATCCAGTGCAACTACGAGATGCAGCACAGGCTCAGGGATCTGGTGCCACTCAAGGCCTTCCTGCTGGCGGGGACCACCGTGACCGTCGTGGAGGAGAAG ATTCTCTCCTGGCCTGTAGTGCCACCTCTCGTCGACAGTCCCTTGTCTaccaagaaaggaaaaggggagaaggACAAGAAACAGAAGGAGAAAGGCAAGCAGGGGAAAGACGGGAACGACAAGGCAGCAGCCAAAGGGGAGAAAGAGACGGCCAAG GAAGGGAAGGGGtccaagaagaagagagaagttCCTAAGGAACTCCGCCAGGACCCACCCGTCCTGCGGGTGCTGGGCAGCGGCCGGGTGCTCCTGGAGCCCCTGCTGATGGGGGAGCCTCTTGTGTCCACCGTGTGCAACTTTGGGGTGATCCGCACCATGGAATCCGACAGGCTGACATTTTTCAGG GACTCAAAGAATAAGAAAGCTAAAAAAG CTGGGGAGACTAGGAAGAGCAAGCCCAAGTTTTCAGCAGTGTCAGGTGAgggtcctcttcctggttcacagcTGGGCagcttctctctgtcttcacatggcggAAGGGGGAGGGGTCTCTCTGGAGCTTCTTTCATAAGGTCCTTAATCCCATTCATGATGGCTCCGCCCTCGTGA